One genomic window of Psychrobacillus sp. INOP01 includes the following:
- the scpA gene encoding methylmalonyl-CoA mutase, with protein sequence MTTPNYDKVSIKQVLLKEDYAKISAADSFLTNEGIHLKQMYSKEDTSQLSHLNDLPGIAPNTRGPYPTMYVAKPWTVRQYAGFSTAEESNAFYRRNLAMGQKGLSVAFDLATHRGYDSDHERVTGDVGKAGVAIDSVEDMKILFDGIPLDQMSVSMTMNGAVLPILAFYIVTAEEQGVTLEKLAGTIQNDILKEYMVRNTYIYTPEMSMKIIADIFAFTAQKMPKFNSISISGYHMQEAGATADIELAYTLADGLEYVRTGLEAGIDIDAFAPRLSFFWAIGMNYFMEIAKMRAARRIWAQMMQSFDPKNSKSLALRTHSQTSGWSLTEQDPFNNVTRTLVEANAAAMGHTQSLHTNALDEAIALPTDFSARIARNTQLFLQEETNMTKVIDPWGGSYYVETLTNELMEKAWALIEEIEELGGMAKAIETGLPKMKIEEAAAKKQAQIDSSKEVIIGVNKYRLEQEDAIDILNIDNTVVRQKQMERLAEVKANRDEKAVQKALTDLTEAAKTGETNLLEAAVIAARERATIGEISDAIELVAGRHKAVIRSVSGIYSANFNDAEEINAVKQMAEDFRENEGRRPRILIAKMGQDGHDRGAKVIATAFADLGFDVDISPLFQTPAETALQAVENDVHVVGVSSLAAGHMTLVPSLKEELAKLGREDILIVVGGVIPAQDYAFLRENGASAIFGPGTVIPVAAQKVIEEIYNRLGYEEVEG encoded by the coding sequence TCTGCCGGGTATTGCACCGAACACGAGGGGCCCATATCCAACGATGTATGTTGCAAAGCCATGGACAGTTCGTCAATATGCTGGATTTTCAACAGCGGAAGAAAGTAATGCTTTTTATAGAAGAAACTTGGCTATGGGTCAAAAAGGACTGTCAGTTGCATTTGACTTAGCAACACACCGTGGCTATGATTCGGATCATGAACGAGTTACTGGAGATGTTGGAAAAGCAGGGGTTGCTATAGATTCTGTAGAGGATATGAAGATTTTATTTGATGGGATTCCTTTGGATCAAATGTCTGTTTCGATGACGATGAATGGAGCAGTTTTACCGATTTTGGCTTTCTATATTGTAACTGCAGAAGAGCAAGGAGTAACTCTTGAGAAGCTAGCAGGTACTATACAAAATGATATATTAAAGGAGTATATGGTTCGTAACACCTATATCTATACGCCTGAAATGTCTATGAAAATTATTGCGGATATATTTGCTTTTACAGCACAAAAAATGCCGAAATTTAATTCTATTTCTATATCTGGATATCATATGCAGGAAGCCGGAGCTACTGCGGATATAGAGTTAGCTTACACTTTAGCAGATGGATTAGAATATGTTCGAACAGGGCTGGAAGCTGGAATAGATATTGATGCTTTTGCACCAAGACTTTCATTTTTTTGGGCTATCGGGATGAATTATTTTATGGAAATAGCGAAAATGCGAGCTGCACGTAGAATATGGGCCCAAATGATGCAAAGCTTCGATCCGAAGAATTCTAAATCACTTGCGCTTCGTACACATTCTCAAACGTCTGGATGGAGTTTAACGGAGCAGGACCCATTTAATAATGTTACGAGAACGTTAGTAGAGGCAAATGCAGCTGCAATGGGTCATACACAGTCTCTTCATACGAATGCTTTAGATGAAGCAATTGCTTTGCCGACAGATTTCTCTGCTCGAATCGCTCGAAACACTCAACTATTCCTGCAGGAAGAAACGAATATGACGAAAGTAATCGATCCATGGGGCGGGTCATATTACGTCGAAACACTAACAAATGAATTAATGGAAAAGGCATGGGCTTTGATTGAAGAAATTGAAGAGCTTGGCGGTATGGCAAAAGCGATTGAAACTGGCCTACCTAAAATGAAAATTGAAGAGGCAGCTGCTAAAAAACAAGCACAAATTGACTCTTCAAAAGAGGTAATTATTGGGGTCAACAAATATCGTTTAGAACAAGAAGATGCTATTGATATTTTAAATATCGACAATACAGTCGTTCGTCAAAAACAAATGGAACGTCTAGCAGAAGTAAAAGCTAACCGCGATGAGAAAGCAGTACAAAAAGCGTTAACTGATTTGACAGAGGCGGCAAAAACTGGTGAAACAAATCTTTTAGAGGCTGCTGTTATAGCAGCTAGAGAACGTGCGACTATTGGTGAAATTTCAGATGCAATCGAATTAGTGGCAGGTAGACATAAGGCGGTGATTCGTTCTGTGAGTGGTATATATAGTGCGAACTTTAATGATGCAGAAGAGATTAATGCGGTAAAACAAATGGCAGAGGACTTCCGTGAAAATGAAGGACGTCGTCCGCGTATATTAATCGCCAAAATGGGACAGGACGGGCATGATCGCGGAGCAAAGGTTATTGCTACTGCATTTGCTGATCTTGGATTCGACGTAGATATTAGCCCGTTATTCCAAACACCTGCAGAAACAGCACTTCAAGCAGTAGAAAATGATGTTCATGTTGTCGGAGTAAGTTCTTTAGCGGCAGGGCATATGACGTTGGTTCCATCATTGAAAGAGGAGTTAGCTAAGCTTGGTAGAGAAGACATACTAATTGTGGTTGGTGGTGTTATCCCAGCACAGGATTATGCATTCCTACGTGAAAATGGGGCTTCTGCGATTTTCGGACCTGGAACGGTTATACCTGTTGCGGCACAAAAAGTAATTGAGGAGATTTATAACCGTCTTGGCTACGAGGAAGTGGAAGGCTAA